The genomic segment CGTTACCACCTGATTGTTCAAGCGAATGGTGCCGTCCAGAGCGCTCATTTGGGTAAACTCTGGCCAGCTGCGCTGCTCGCTGGTTTTGCCATCGGCGCTTTCTGCCTCGTCTTTGGTTAACGCGACGATCCGGCAGAAATACTTTTCCACATTGAGCGGTGCAACGGTTACCTCAACGCCGCTTATGCTAGCTTCGGCGTTAAGCTGCTTAAATAGGTCGGAAGCAAAAGCACCGCTGGTATTACCCTTAGCTTTCACATTCAATGCGCCAGTTAGCTGGATATCCTGCTCTAACTGCAAATCTTCGAGTAACGGCTCTAGTTGCACCCCTGTCATGTCGGCGGTAAAGCTCGCCTTGGCCCGCCGTCCCCGGGCATCCAGTTGTCCCTGAGCCTGCAACTGCCCCTGGTATGAATTTAGGCTCGCCTCGGTCAGTTGCATCACCCCATTTTTTGCGCTCAATCGCAAGCGCATATTTTCCACGGTCAGCTTATTGACAATGGCCTTGGCAAAATCAAACTGCACATTGGCGTTTAGCGCGCGAATGGCATCCAGGGGTAAAGGCTCCTCTTGCACCTGAGGTTTAGACTTGCCGCCACTTGTTCCACTGACAGGGTTCGAACTTTTGCTGTCCGTTTGCGGCGCCGGGGGCGGCAAATAGTCATCGATATTGATAAAGTCGCCCACCAGTGTCAGCTGTAACGCCTGAGTGCTGAGATCGGTAATCGACAACTCGCCGTTCAAGTGGGTCTGATCCACGCTTGCCTCAATGGGTGAAAGCGCCAAAGTGTTCGCACTGCCGATAAGCTTTGTGCTCAGCGAGACCTGGCTTAGCGCATCTGGATTGGCCGTTTGCGGCGCAGCCATTCCCAGGCTTGCCAGTAACTCTTTTAAGTTAAATGTCTGTAGCGCAAACGAGGCGCCGTAACTCATATCGCCCTGCATGTCCTGCGCGCTAGCGCTGAAATCGCTCACCAGGGCAACGTCATCGTGCCCCACCCCCAGGCGCAATTGGCCATCACTCAGCTGAAATTGGTCGATATTTTCATTCACCTGCATAATGGCACTGAGATCGATAGCCAAAGGGATAACACCATCTGGCGCCGATGCGGACTCCAGAGACAGGTTCGCCTCGGCATTGAGTTCGAAGGGTTGATCGGTCAGGTTAAAGCCCGTCAACTCTACCTTGTGCAAGGCGGCGTGCACCTGCTGCCCGGCGGACTCGTCGCTGTAGTTGAGCTCACTGTCGGTAATGCTGATTTGCTCTACCGCCAGGGAAAGAGAACGGCCGCTCTGCGCATCACTGGGATCAGAACCCTCGGCACCGGAGGGAGTTTGTGCCTTTTGCTGTGCCTTGAGTTCACGCAGCTGCTCCTCGCTCATTTCGGCAGCGGCCTGGCGCTCTTGCGCAGTAAACCTCTGCCAGTTTTTGCTGCCCGATTCGTCAGCGGTTAACGTCAGCTCAGCGCCATCAACCAGTAAATGCTCTACCTGGAGCTCACCGCTAAACAAAGGCTTAGTGGCCACTAGCAGGCTGGCGCTGCGCAAGCTGGCCAGAGGTTCATCCGGAGTTTGAGTGGAAGCGACGGTTATGTCGTTAATGGCGATCCCGAGACTGGGCCAAAACTTCCAGGCTAGATCACCCTCGATGTCTAAATGTACGCCCTGCTGCGCGGCCAGCTTTTCAATTCGCGGCTTAAACACATTGGGGTCAAGAAACATCACCACAAAAGCCACCGCCAGAATGACCAGTAACAGCAGCAACATTAATATCTTCAATATCAGCTTCACAGCACAAACTCCGTGTCGATAGGACATTCAGCATAGCATGCCAAAATCATGGAGACTGCCAAGCAAATTACAAGTTCAGATATCGTCCGTGTACAGAGCAATCCTCTAAGCCCACTGGTTATCCGGCCGCCTCTCGCCTAAAATGTCCGCTTTTAGCCGGACACACGCTATGGGACAGAAAACACCGCTTTACCAAAGCCACATCGACGCTGGCGGCAAGATGGTGGACTTTGGCGGTTGGGACATGCCAATCAACTACGGTTCACAAATTGAGGAGCATCACAAGGTGCGCCAGAGCGCCGGTATGTTTGACGTCTCCCACATGACCGTTGTGGATATCAGTGGCGGTGATGCCCGCGCCTACCTGCGCAAGCTGTTGGCCAACGATGTTGCCAAGCTCGACGGCAAGCACGGCAAGGCACTGTACAGCGGCATGCTGAATGAATCCGGCGGCGTTATAGACGATTTAATCGTCTATAACCTCGAGAGCTGGTACCGCGTAGTGGTCAACTGCGCCACCCGCGACAAAGACCTGGCCTGGATGGAAAAGCAGGCGCAAGACTTTGACGTCACTTTAACTGAGCAAGCCGATTTGGCGATGCTTGCCGTGCAGGGGCCAGATGCCATCTCTCTGGTCAAACAAACGGTTGGCGCCGAGCAAGCCGAAGCCATTGCCGAGCTAAAAGTATTTACCGGCCAGCAGGTGGATCAATGGTTTATCGGCCGCACTGGCTACACGGGCGAAGACGGCCTGGAAATTATGCTGCCAAGCCATCAGGCCGCCACCTTTTGGCAAGCTTTACTGCAGGCCGGTATAGCCCCCTGCGGCCTGGGCGCTCGCGATACTTTGCGCCTGGAGGCGGGCATGAACCTTTACGGTCACGAAATGGACGAAACCATTTCCCCACTGGCCGCCAACATGGGCTGGACCATCGCGTGGGAACCGACCGAGCGCGACTTTATTGGCCGCACAGCACTGCAGCAAGCGCGCACCAACGGCAGCGATAAACTGGTGGGCCTGGTATTGAAAGAGCGCGGCGTACTGCGCGCCGGGCAAAGCGTGACTATTCCCGGCAGCGAACGCACCGGCGTTATCACCAGCGGGACATTTTCGCCCACTTTGGGCTACTCTATTGCCATGGCGCGGGTGCCCGCCACTGCCGGCACAGAGGCCAGTGTAGAGGTACGCAAAAAACAGCTTCCGGTCACCATTGTTAAACCCAACTTTGTCCGCCACGGACAGTCACTCGTTTAAATTTTTACAGGACACAACCATGAGCGAAATTCGCAGCGAACTGAAATATCTGCCCAGCCACGAGTGGGCCCGTGTGGAAGAAGACGGCACCGTCACCATCGGTATTACCGACCACGCGCAAAGCAGCCTGGGGGATGTGGTTTACGTCGAGACACCAGAAGTGGGCGCCAGCGTATCGGCAGGCGAAGAAGCCGGTGTGGTTGAATCGGTAAAAGCCGCTTCCGACATTTACTCGCCCGTATCTGGTGAAGTGATTGCCGTCAACGAGGCGCTGGAAGACGAACCCGAGCAGGTTAACAGCTCACCATTCGACGACGGCTGGTTCTTTAAAGTCAAACCCAGCGACCTGTCCGAGCTGGACGACGCCCTGGACGCCGACGGCTACCAAGCCGCCATCGAGGCAGACGAGTAAGTTTTGAAAGCGCCTCTACGTAAACTCGCCCGCCCGCTGCTCGACCCGCTTGAGGCGGGTAGCGAGCCCTATCACTACAAACCGCTGAGCCGTAAAATTTTATTATTTTTCGGCACCGCATTTACTTTTTTAGGCTTGTTGGCCGCTTGGCTCATTCCTCCTGGAGCCGATCCCGGTTACTACTTTCCTGTGTTCGTTTTTACTTTGGCAGGACTGTATGGCTTAATTGTCGGCGCACTTGGAGATGATCGCGCTGTAGCGCGGATTTGGGGAAATAAGTAAGAAAAGTTAGACAAATGGTTTACGGAGAATAACAGGCGCTCTAACCGCTAAAATAACCACCGGTGCTAAATCCTATAGCAATGGCCTCACCTGCTTCGCGATAACATTGCCCCCTTGAAAGGTCTCTTGAGACTATTTAGTCAGCTTAGACGCCGGGGTGGGCGTACGCCCAACCCCGGATGCCACGAGTTTATGTGAACCGTCAGGGCATACGCTATTTAGAGAAGGTACCACGGATGGGGTAGTTATTTTCTGGATCGCGTATAAAGCGCAGACCAGACAACAGTATATCTAGATCAGGCCGAGAGAACGGTGCGTTGGTAATTTCGACGATCTGAATCTTACCATCACCATTAATAACGAATAAAGCGGGCTCGGCAAAATTGTGATCAGTTTCCTGAGCATTCCGTGGAGTCGAAATGTACAAACCCAATTGCAACATTTGCTCTTGCGTTAAACCATAGGCCAGAGGAAAACTAACATTTAACTCCTCCTTATGCGCCTTCAGCTGCTGCTCACTGTCAGCGGAAACGGCTATCAGATCAACGCCCAACTCTTGCAAGTCTTCAACATACTGTTCGAGTGAATTCAGGTATTTAGTACAGATAGGGCAATGCTTTCCGCGATACACCACTACCATTTTCCACTCGCGCCCATGTTCGGGCTCACTCAGGTTCACAACTTCACCGCCGCTTAAAGTTGCCTTTATGTTTGGAAAAATACTACCTGCTTGCAGTTTGTCGGTATACATACAGCCTCCAACTCAATCAAAAGAATGGTGTGGACTGCAAAGCAGGTTACGTTCCAGCTTTAAGACCCGTCGCTTTTTTGTGAGCTATCGCCCCATTTGCACAATATCATCAGCCATCAACTGCGCCAGCCGTTTAACATCGGCCAGCTCTTCTTCACTGCCACGCTGAAAGCCGGCAATCTTCATCTGATCGTAAATACCATAATCCAAGGTATAGCTTTCCAGACCAAACACCGCCAACTCCTGTTCGCCGCGAGACGCGATAACTTTATGGCTTACCTTGGGCGTATTTAGCGCTTTGCCGCCGGTGTTATACTCGCGCACAAAATCCACCACGATATTTAAGTCGGCATCAGCTGTGGCTCCATCAGCAAGGGCGCCGCGCGCTTGCAGCTCCTCGCTCAGCGCCTGGGTAAACACCTCGGTAATTTTCGCTTCGGTATTAAAGCGGGTGTCACCGTCGCGCGCACCATGGCCCAAAATTAAATTTACTTCTACCGACTCAATTGCATACTGGGTGCTCTCAGCCTTCAAAGGCGTGGGCTCAAGGGTGTATTGATATTTAGGTGCGCTGGAACAGGCCACCATAAACAAGGCGAATAACATCAACATACAAATGCGCATAACTGACTCCATTCAAACAAAGGGATTTTGCAATCTACCCCATTCATTCAGCCGGCGCAAAACAAGGGGTTAATAAGGGCATAAAAAAAGAGCCGACACAAATGGCTCTTACTTAAGCTTGCCCTCCTCGCAGATACGGGAGATTAATAGACTTAAAGCATTTAAACAAATGCCTTAAGTGTGGAACCGATTGGTTTTTCGCCCGGTTACGACTGAGCCGAGCGGAAGCCGATTTTAGGGGTTGCGCGCTCTGGATGAGCGCGAAAGGTCTAAGCGCACATGGACGTGCGGTTTAGACCGACCGCTAAAATTGGCTGGAGCGAGGGGACCCCGCAGGGGCCAGTTGTTGGGCGAGGTTTTTGGTTACTTTTTGCCGAAAAAAGTAACTCGCAACGCCCGGCGACACGGGCTTATTGAAGGAGAATGGATATTCCAGCATTTTCCAAACAGCAGCTCCTCTAGCCCAGGCTGCTTCCTCAAACAGCGCAATGCACCTTGCGGAAATGACGTAAAAGATTTTCCCATAAGGTAAGTGCCATTCAGAGCCGACACTCTGTGCCGACTCTTTTGTCACAGCGAATAACACTTAACGATTATTCGAAGGTTTGCTCGATAACGTATACCGAGGTAGTGCCACTGACTTCGTTGCCAACCACCAGCAGTGCATCGTCGGTGGGTGAATCCTCGGCCGAGATAAACACCAGGCCTTCAGGCCCTAAATCGCCAGTGCTATCCAATACGCTTTCGGTGTCTTCGGTCGCCCAGTCTTCACGGCTGTTGAGGTAATCCATAAACACCGGTGCTTCGGGGTCGGTTACGTCATACACTAGCACACCGCCCATACGCTCCAGGCCAATAAAGGCAAAGGTTTTTTCGCCAATACTGCCAATAGCCACACCTTCTGGCTCTGGGCCTTTGGCATCGCTGCGACTGTCTTTTTGGTCGCCCTCATCGTGCGCACTATTAAAGTAATCGGCGCAGGGAATGCTTCGATCACTACCCAGCATGCAATCGTCACTGGCAAGGAACTGCTCAATAGCATCGCCAGAGTCCCAAATCAGCTGACCTTCCTCATCCCAAATAGAGAACGAGCGCGCGCCATAGCTGTAGAGGTTGTCGTACATCAAACGGTCGCCCTCGGCGGACTCATTACCGGCGGCATCGAACATAACCGGTGACCCATCGACATTAGCGCGATAACCCATGGTCCAAGTGATGTTTAAACGACCCAGTATGTCGTCTTCACGGCAATCGCCTGCATCACCCGCGCTTGCGCCGCAATAGGCGAAAGTATCGTGATTCAGCAAACCACCGGCGGCGAGCTCGCGCAGCTGCGGAGGTAGATCGTCATTGGCGCGGCGGTCAAAACCATCGGAATGAACCAGGTGTTTAACGCGGAACTCCTCGACAAAACCTTTGCTGGCATCGCCGGCCCAGTAATCGTCGTTATCTTCACCCC from the Gilvimarinus sp. DA14 genome contains:
- a CDS encoding AsmA family protein; the protein is MKLILKILMLLLLLVILAVAFVVMFLDPNVFKPRIEKLAAQQGVHLDIEGDLAWKFWPSLGIAINDITVASTQTPDEPLASLRSASLLVATKPLFSGELQVEHLLVDGAELTLTADESGSKNWQRFTAQERQAAAEMSEEQLRELKAQQKAQTPSGAEGSDPSDAQSGRSLSLAVEQISITDSELNYSDESAGQQVHAALHKVELTGFNLTDQPFELNAEANLSLESASAPDGVIPLAIDLSAIMQVNENIDQFQLSDGQLRLGVGHDDVALVSDFSASAQDMQGDMSYGASFALQTFNLKELLASLGMAAPQTANPDALSQVSLSTKLIGSANTLALSPIEASVDQTHLNGELSITDLSTQALQLTLVGDFINIDDYLPPPAPQTDSKSSNPVSGTSGGKSKPQVQEEPLPLDAIRALNANVQFDFAKAIVNKLTVENMRLRLSAKNGVMQLTEASLNSYQGQLQAQGQLDARGRRAKASFTADMTGVQLEPLLEDLQLEQDIQLTGALNVKAKGNTSGAFASDLFKQLNAEASISGVEVTVAPLNVEKYFCRIVALTKDEAESADGKTSEQRSWPEFTQMSALDGTIRLNNQVVTVENFEAGVDQLLLATQGQLNLAAETYDFRLPLTLLEKTTSAEGCTVKSNYWLNRSLSLLRCKGSLDNLSPLKDCGLDSKALESLTGDYAKYKLQKELTRKLGGDTEGGEKDDKTKAVEGILNRLLNQDKQ
- the gcvT gene encoding glycine cleavage system aminomethyltransferase GcvT — its product is MGQKTPLYQSHIDAGGKMVDFGGWDMPINYGSQIEEHHKVRQSAGMFDVSHMTVVDISGGDARAYLRKLLANDVAKLDGKHGKALYSGMLNESGGVIDDLIVYNLESWYRVVVNCATRDKDLAWMEKQAQDFDVTLTEQADLAMLAVQGPDAISLVKQTVGAEQAEAIAELKVFTGQQVDQWFIGRTGYTGEDGLEIMLPSHQAATFWQALLQAGIAPCGLGARDTLRLEAGMNLYGHEMDETISPLAANMGWTIAWEPTERDFIGRTALQQARTNGSDKLVGLVLKERGVLRAGQSVTIPGSERTGVITSGTFSPTLGYSIAMARVPATAGTEASVEVRKKQLPVTIVKPNFVRHGQSLV
- the gcvH gene encoding glycine cleavage system protein GcvH — its product is MSEIRSELKYLPSHEWARVEEDGTVTIGITDHAQSSLGDVVYVETPEVGASVSAGEEAGVVESVKAASDIYSPVSGEVIAVNEALEDEPEQVNSSPFDDGWFFKVKPSDLSELDDALDADGYQAAIEADE
- a CDS encoding peroxiredoxin family protein: MYTDKLQAGSIFPNIKATLSGGEVVNLSEPEHGREWKMVVVYRGKHCPICTKYLNSLEQYVEDLQELGVDLIAVSADSEQQLKAHKEELNVSFPLAYGLTQEQMLQLGLYISTPRNAQETDHNFAEPALFVINGDGKIQIVEITNAPFSRPDLDILLSGLRFIRDPENNYPIRGTFSK